A single genomic interval of Pseudomonas sp. FeN3W harbors:
- the alaS gene encoding alanine--tRNA ligase, translating into MKSAEIREAFLRFFEEKGHTRVASSSLIPANDPTLLFTNAGMNQFKDCFLGLEKRAYTRATTSQKCVRAGGKHNDLENVGYTARHHTFFEMLGNFSFGDYFKRDAITYAWEFLTSEKWLNLPKEKLWVTVYASDDEAYDIWTKEVGVPAERMVRIGDNKGAPYASDNFWAMGDTGPCGPCTEIFFDHGEHIWGGPPGSPEEDGDRYIEIWNNVFMQFNRTADGVMHPLPAPSVDTGMGLERISAVLQHVNSNYEIDLFQSLLNAAADAIGCANEGQASLKVVADHIRSCGFLIADGVTPSNEGRGYVLRRIVRRACRHGNKLGAKGSFFHRIVAALVAEMGDAFPELKQQQAHIERVLKNEEEQFAKTLEQGLKILEQDLAGLTGSVIPGDVVFKLYDTYGFPVDLTGDIARERNLTLDEEGFEREMQAQRERARSASAFGMDYNSLVKVEGETRFLGYEGTSGAGKVLALFKEGMVVDSLSAGEEGVVVLDQTPFYAESGGQVGDCGYLAAEGLRFDVRDTSKAGSAFLHHGIVDSGTLRVGADVEATVDASVRQATALNHSATHLLHAALREILGEHVSQKGSLVDSQRLRFDFSHFEAIKPEQLRALEDRVNAEIRRNSAVEIEETDIDTAKAKGAMALFGEKYGDSVRVLTMGGGFSVELCGGTHVNRTGDIGLFKITSEGGVAAGVRRIEAVTGAPALAYLNAAEEQLKEAANLVKGSRDNLLDKLGGILERNRQLEKELEQLKARAASAAGNDLATSALDVKGVRVLAARQDGLDGKALLALVDQLKNKLGSAVILLGGVLDDKVVLVAGVTQDLTARLKAGELMKQAAAAVGGKGGGRPDMAQGGGSEPAKLDDALALAVSFVEQGL; encoded by the coding sequence ATGAAAAGCGCAGAAATCCGTGAAGCCTTCCTCCGCTTCTTCGAAGAGAAGGGCCACACACGCGTGGCCTCCAGTTCGCTGATTCCGGCGAACGACCCGACCCTGCTGTTCACCAACGCCGGCATGAACCAGTTCAAGGACTGCTTCCTCGGCCTGGAGAAGCGCGCCTACACCCGCGCCACCACCAGCCAGAAATGCGTGCGCGCCGGCGGCAAGCACAATGACCTGGAGAACGTCGGCTACACCGCGCGTCACCACACCTTCTTCGAGATGCTCGGCAACTTCAGTTTCGGCGACTATTTCAAGCGCGACGCCATCACTTACGCCTGGGAGTTCCTCACCTCCGAGAAGTGGCTGAACCTGCCCAAGGAGAAGCTCTGGGTCACCGTCTATGCCAGCGACGACGAGGCCTACGACATCTGGACCAAGGAAGTCGGCGTGCCGGCCGAACGCATGGTGCGAATCGGTGACAACAAGGGCGCTCCTTACGCGTCGGACAACTTCTGGGCGATGGGCGACACCGGCCCCTGCGGTCCCTGCACCGAGATTTTCTTCGACCACGGCGAGCACATCTGGGGCGGCCCGCCCGGCTCGCCGGAAGAAGATGGCGACCGCTACATCGAGATCTGGAACAACGTGTTCATGCAGTTCAACCGCACCGCCGATGGCGTCATGCATCCGCTACCGGCGCCGAGCGTCGACACCGGCATGGGCCTCGAGCGCATCAGTGCAGTTCTGCAGCACGTCAACTCGAACTATGAAATCGACCTGTTCCAGAGCCTGCTCAACGCAGCGGCGGATGCCATCGGCTGCGCCAACGAAGGTCAGGCTTCGCTGAAGGTCGTCGCCGATCATATCCGCTCCTGCGGCTTCCTCATCGCCGACGGCGTGACGCCGTCCAACGAGGGGCGTGGCTACGTGTTGCGCCGCATCGTGCGGCGCGCCTGCCGTCACGGCAACAAGCTGGGTGCCAAGGGCAGCTTCTTCCACCGTATCGTCGCCGCGCTGGTGGCGGAAATGGGCGATGCCTTCCCTGAACTCAAGCAGCAGCAGGCGCATATCGAACGCGTGCTGAAGAACGAGGAAGAGCAATTCGCCAAGACCCTGGAGCAGGGCCTGAAGATCCTCGAGCAGGATCTGGCCGGCCTCACCGGCAGCGTCATCCCTGGTGATGTGGTGTTCAAGCTGTATGACACCTACGGCTTTCCGGTCGATCTGACCGGCGACATCGCCCGCGAGCGCAACCTGACTCTCGACGAAGAAGGCTTCGAACGTGAAATGCAGGCCCAGCGTGAGCGTGCGCGTTCGGCCAGCGCCTTCGGCATGGACTACAACAGCCTGGTCAAGGTGGAGGGCGAAACGCGCTTCCTCGGGTATGAGGGTACATCCGGCGCCGGCAAGGTGCTCGCGCTGTTCAAGGAAGGCATGGTGGTCGACAGCCTGAGCGCCGGCGAAGAAGGCGTCGTGGTGCTCGATCAGACGCCGTTCTACGCAGAGTCCGGCGGCCAGGTCGGCGACTGTGGCTATCTGGCGGCAGAGGGCTTGCGTTTCGATGTCCGCGATACCAGCAAGGCTGGCAGCGCATTCTTGCATCACGGCATCGTCGACAGCGGCACGCTGCGCGTAGGTGCGGATGTCGAGGCGACTGTCGATGCGTCCGTGCGCCAGGCCACGGCGCTCAACCATTCGGCAACCCACCTGCTGCATGCCGCGCTGCGCGAGATTCTTGGCGAGCACGTCAGCCAGAAGGGTTCGCTGGTGGACAGCCAGCGCCTGCGCTTCGACTTCAGCCACTTCGAGGCGATCAAGCCCGAGCAACTGCGCGCGCTGGAAGATCGGGTCAATGCCGAGATTCGCCGCAACTCCGCGGTCGAGATCGAGGAAACCGATATCGATACCGCCAAGGCCAAGGGTGCGATGGCGCTGTTCGGTGAAAAGTATGGCGACTCCGTACGGGTGCTGACCATGGGCGGCGGCTTTTCGGTCGAGTTGTGCGGCGGTACTCACGTAAACCGCACTGGCGACATCGGGCTGTTCAAGATCACCAGCGAAGGTGGCGTGGCGGCCGGGGTGCGGCGGATCGAGGCGGTCACTGGCGCCCCCGCATTGGCCTATTTGAATGCCGCCGAAGAGCAGCTGAAAGAGGCGGCGAACCTGGTCAAGGGCAGCCGTGACAATCTGCTCGACAAGCTCGGTGGCATCCTCGAACGCAACCGTCAGCTGGAGAAAGAACTCGAGCAGCTCAAGGCCAGGGCGGCCAGCGCAGCAGGCAACGACCTGGCGACCTCTGCCTTGGACGTGAAGGGCGTGCGTGTGCTGGCTGCGCGCCAGGATGGGCTGGACGGCAAGGCATTGCTGGCGCTGGTCGATCAGCTGAAGAACAAGCTGGGCAGCGCGGTCATTCTGCTGGGCGGCGTTCTGGACGATAAAGTGGTGCTGGTCGCGGGCGTAACCCAGGACCTGACCGCTCGTTTGAAGGCCGGTGAGCTGATGAAGCAGGCCGCTGCCGCGGTTGGCGGCAAGGGCGGTGGTCGTCCGGATATGGCGCAAGGTGGCGGTAGCGAGCCGGCCAAGCTGGACGATGCGCTGGCACTGGCGGTGTCGTTCGTCGAGCAGGGGCTTTGA
- the ltaE gene encoding low-specificity L-threonine aldolase: MSVIDLRSDTVTQPTAAMREAMLAAETGDDVYGEDPTVVLLERRLAADLGFSAGMFVPSGTMSNLLALMAHCERGDEYIVGQQAHTYKYEGGGAAVLGSIQPQPIEMEADGTLDLVRVEAAIKPDNFHFARSRLLVLENTMHGKVLPLDYLAAARGFSHRHGLALHLDGARLYNAAVKLGCDAREITRHFDTVSVCLSKGLGAPVGSVLCGSEAFIAKARRLRKMVGGGMRQAGILAAAGLYALEHNIERLADDHRRAELLGNELAALGFVVEPVQTNMVYLEIGEKAAVLAAFCAQRGIRLTPAARLRLVTHMDLNDEHLPLVVNAFAEFAENMGRR, from the coding sequence ATGTCCGTGATCGATCTACGCAGCGACACCGTTACCCAACCCACCGCAGCAATGCGCGAAGCGATGCTTGCCGCCGAAACCGGTGACGATGTGTATGGCGAAGATCCCACGGTCGTTCTGCTCGAGCGGCGTCTGGCAGCCGACCTGGGCTTTTCTGCGGGAATGTTCGTGCCGTCCGGCACCATGAGCAATCTGCTGGCGTTGATGGCGCACTGCGAGCGTGGCGATGAATACATCGTCGGGCAGCAGGCGCATACCTACAAATACGAGGGCGGCGGAGCGGCCGTGCTCGGCTCGATCCAGCCCCAGCCGATCGAAATGGAAGCCGACGGAACGCTGGACCTGGTGCGTGTCGAGGCCGCGATCAAACCGGACAATTTCCACTTCGCCCGCAGCCGCCTGCTCGTGCTGGAAAACACCATGCACGGCAAGGTTCTGCCGCTGGACTACTTGGCCGCGGCCCGTGGCTTCAGCCATCGGCATGGCCTGGCGCTGCACCTCGACGGTGCGCGGCTGTACAACGCTGCGGTGAAGCTTGGCTGCGATGCCCGCGAGATCACCCGGCACTTCGATACGGTGTCGGTCTGCCTGTCCAAGGGCCTCGGCGCACCAGTCGGCTCGGTGCTGTGCGGCAGCGAGGCGTTCATCGCCAAGGCCCGGCGCCTGCGCAAGATGGTTGGCGGCGGCATGCGCCAGGCCGGCATTCTTGCTGCCGCGGGCTTATACGCGCTGGAACACAACATCGAGCGATTGGCCGATGACCATCGTCGTGCAGAACTGCTCGGCAATGAGCTGGCAGCACTCGGCTTCGTTGTGGAGCCGGTGCAGACCAACATGGTTTATCTCGAGATAGGGGAGAAAGCTGCGGTGCTGGCGGCCTTCTGCGCGCAGCGCGGCATTCGCCTGACGCCTGCGGCGCGGCTGCGGCTGGTTACCCATATGGACCTGAATGACGAGCATCTTCCGCTAGTGGTAAATGCATTCGCCGAATTTGCCGAAAACATGGGCCGTCGCTGA
- a CDS encoding YcgN family cysteine cluster protein, with protein sequence MAAKVEPFWMRKTLAELDSAEWESLCDGCGLCCLQKLEDEEDGAVYYTRIACKLLDLKTCRCSDYPNRRASVPDCIQLNASDAAQFKWLPPTCAYRLVAERKDLPLWHHLVCGDPDAVHVERISQSGRMLAEGSVAEEHWEDHLIFRAG encoded by the coding sequence ATGGCGGCCAAGGTCGAACCCTTCTGGATGCGCAAAACCCTTGCCGAGCTTGATTCGGCGGAATGGGAGTCGCTGTGCGATGGTTGCGGCCTCTGCTGCCTGCAGAAGCTCGAGGACGAGGAAGACGGCGCCGTTTACTACACGCGCATCGCCTGCAAGCTCCTCGACTTGAAAACCTGTCGCTGCAGCGATTATCCGAACCGGCGCGCCAGTGTGCCGGACTGCATTCAGCTGAACGCTTCCGATGCCGCCCAGTTCAAATGGCTACCGCCCACCTGCGCCTATCGCCTGGTGGCCGAGCGCAAGGATCTACCGCTCTGGCATCACCTGGTCTGTGGCGACCCTGATGCGGTGCACGTCGAGCGAATTTCCCAGTCGGGCCGGATGCTCGCCGAAGGCAGCGTTGCCGAGGAGCACTGGGAAGACCACCTGATTTTCCGCGCCGGTTGA
- a CDS encoding YcgL domain-containing protein yields the protein MKVICSIYKSPRKDGMYLYVEKRDALKRVPEGLIAAFGPPQLAFEMVLTPERQLAREDITKVLANLQTQGYHLQMPPAEDDYIEHLPEELLRMNDPM from the coding sequence ATGAAAGTCATCTGTTCCATCTACAAAAGCCCACGTAAGGACGGAATGTACCTCTACGTCGAAAAGCGCGATGCGCTCAAGCGCGTCCCCGAAGGGCTGATCGCCGCGTTCGGGCCACCGCAGCTGGCCTTCGAAATGGTGCTGACGCCCGAGCGCCAGCTGGCACGCGAAGACATCACCAAGGTGCTCGCCAATCTGCAGACGCAGGGCTATCACCTGCAGATGCCGCCCGCCGAGGACGATTACATCGAACATCTGCCTGAAGAACTGCTGCGCATGAACGATCCGATGTAA
- the rnd gene encoding ribonuclease D — protein MAIETQWVLDDEHLTRLCAEWRQLPYVAVDTEFMRVDTFYPIAGLIQVGDGRRAYLIDPLSVRDWSSFAALLQDPAVVKVLHACSEDLEVLLRLTGSLPQPLFDTQLAAGYLNIGFSMGYSRLVQAVLGIELPKGETRSDWLQRPLSDMQVRYAAEDAQHLAELYEALLPKLSEDKRAWVLEDGAELVANLQRESDPDEAYRDVKQAWRLKPQQLAVLKVLTAWRERQARARNQPRNRVLREASLWPLARAQPRDLVTLARIEDMHPRTVRQDGELLLEMIREAAATPEQDWPAPLPEPLPLEVSSVLKKLRAVGQREAQALDIAPELMLRKKTLEALLKSGYPDGPYQLPESLRGWRRERMGQALLDALEKRP, from the coding sequence GTGGCCATCGAAACGCAATGGGTCCTGGATGATGAGCATCTGACCCGCCTGTGCGCCGAGTGGCGCCAGCTGCCCTATGTGGCAGTGGATACCGAATTCATGAGGGTCGATACCTTCTATCCCATCGCCGGGCTGATACAGGTCGGTGACGGGCGGCGTGCCTATCTGATCGACCCGCTGAGCGTACGTGACTGGTCCTCGTTTGCTGCGTTGCTGCAAGACCCGGCGGTAGTGAAAGTGCTGCACGCCTGCAGCGAAGACCTCGAGGTGCTGCTGCGTCTGACCGGCAGCTTGCCGCAGCCGCTGTTCGATACCCAGCTGGCCGCCGGTTACCTGAATATCGGCTTCTCCATGGGTTACTCGCGCTTGGTCCAGGCCGTGCTTGGCATCGAGTTGCCCAAGGGCGAAACGCGCTCTGACTGGCTGCAACGGCCGCTGAGCGACATGCAGGTGCGCTATGCCGCGGAGGATGCCCAGCATCTGGCCGAATTGTATGAAGCCCTGCTGCCGAAGCTGTCCGAGGACAAGCGTGCCTGGGTGCTGGAGGATGGCGCCGAGCTGGTGGCCAACCTGCAGCGCGAATCCGATCCGGACGAGGCCTACCGTGACGTGAAGCAGGCCTGGCGCCTCAAGCCGCAACAGCTCGCCGTGCTCAAGGTGCTGACGGCCTGGCGCGAGCGTCAGGCCCGTGCACGCAACCAGCCGCGCAATCGCGTGCTGCGCGAAGCCAGTCTTTGGCCGCTGGCGCGCGCACAACCGCGCGATCTGGTGACGCTGGCGCGGATCGAGGACATGCATCCGCGTACCGTGCGCCAGGACGGTGAGTTGCTGCTGGAGATGATCCGCGAGGCCGCAGCGACGCCCGAACAGGATTGGCCGGCACCGCTACCGGAACCATTGCCTCTGGAGGTGTCGTCCGTGCTGAAAAAGCTGCGTGCGGTCGGCCAGCGCGAAGCGCAGGCGCTGGATATCGCTCCGGAGCTGATGCTGCGCAAGAAAACCCTCGAGGCGCTGCTCAAGAGCGGCTACCCCGATGGTCCCTATCAACTGCCCGAATCGTTGCGCGGTTGGCGCCGTGAGCGGATGGGGCAAGCCCTGCTCGATGCTCTGGAAAAACGACCATGA
- a CDS encoding sulfurtransferase — translation MPLAQLITAAELAQRLHTPDLLILDCRFALEDPTYGERSYSEAHIPGAQFADLEEDLSGPVIAGTTGRHPLPDPEQLLTRLREWGLDDGSEVVLYDDGPGAFAARAWWLLLWLGKREGVYLLDGGLNAWREAGLPTENITPAVQTGHFDGHVDDSMVVDAARLQGRLHSPELTLLDARALPRFLGEVEPIDPIAGHIPGAVCAPFSENLGSDGRFLDAGQLRGRFDQLLDGKSPRTAVAYCGSGVTACHNLFALCLAGYPLATLYPGSWSEWITDPGRPRA, via the coding sequence ATGCCACTGGCCCAACTCATTACCGCCGCTGAGCTTGCCCAGCGCCTGCACACCCCCGACCTGCTGATTCTGGATTGCCGGTTCGCCCTGGAAGATCCGACCTATGGCGAGCGCAGTTACAGCGAGGCGCATATTCCCGGCGCGCAGTTCGCCGATCTGGAAGAAGACCTGTCCGGCCCGGTGATCGCCGGCACCACCGGGCGCCACCCACTGCCGGATCCTGAGCAGCTGCTGACTCGCCTGCGCGAATGGGGCCTCGATGACGGCAGCGAAGTGGTGCTCTATGACGACGGCCCCGGCGCGTTTGCGGCACGGGCGTGGTGGCTGCTGCTATGGCTGGGCAAGCGTGAAGGCGTCTACCTGCTGGACGGAGGCCTCAACGCCTGGCGGGAAGCGGGGCTGCCAACGGAAAACATCACGCCCGCCGTGCAAACTGGCCATTTCGACGGGCACGTAGACGACAGCATGGTCGTCGATGCAGCGCGACTGCAAGGACGCCTGCATAGCCCGGAGCTGACACTGCTCGACGCACGCGCCCTGCCACGCTTCCTCGGTGAGGTCGAGCCCATAGACCCCATCGCTGGGCATATCCCCGGTGCCGTTTGCGCCCCCTTCAGCGAAAACCTGGGCAGCGATGGCCGCTTTCTCGATGCCGGGCAGCTACGCGGCCGATTCGATCAGCTGCTAGACGGCAAATCACCGCGAACCGCGGTAGCCTATTGCGGCTCCGGCGTCACCGCCTGTCACAACCTGTTCGCGCTCTGTCTCGCAGGCTACCCATTGGCGACGCTGTACCCGGGCTCATGGAGCGAATGGATCACCGACCCAGGCAGGCCTCGGGCCTGA
- a CDS encoding outer membrane protein transport protein: protein MKTTWLKTALAVAVGALSSQAMAAGFALNEQSISGMGTSFAGRSSSADDATTLFGNPAGMSRLKREEVSFGMAAIHAKTDIKNTSAASPQIPALGGARLPVDGSNDGDMVPFTAVPMGYYVKPIDDKWALGVGVYVPFGLITDYESGFQGRYHGDYSEVRVITVQPTVSYRFNDKLSVGFGPTINRIDGELQSATISPIGGNDGRVKVKGDDTAVGFNAGILYEFTPHTRMGLTYHSKVEYTLEGDTELKEGFNQLGIAGKYDASLDLTTPESIDLSVTHELNDQWTLYAGAMLTRWSRFEAIIIENEGLPSGPLNPIVEDQEWHDTWSYALGAAYKLNREWTLRTGLAFDQSPTNNVDRSPRIPSGDRTAVSLGLGWHPTDDITVDLAYSYLWEEDTKVRREHQSKGIYNATYENSAHGFGAALSYRF from the coding sequence ATGAAAACAACATGGTTGAAGACCGCGCTCGCGGTAGCCGTAGGCGCCTTGTCCAGCCAGGCAATGGCCGCCGGTTTTGCCCTCAACGAACAAAGCATCAGCGGCATGGGCACCTCCTTTGCAGGTCGTTCCTCTTCCGCCGACGACGCCACCACCCTGTTCGGCAACCCTGCCGGCATGTCCCGCCTGAAGCGTGAGGAAGTCAGCTTCGGTATGGCAGCGATTCATGCGAAGACAGATATCAAGAATACGAGCGCAGCTTCACCACAAATTCCCGCGCTCGGTGGCGCCCGCCTGCCGGTTGACGGCAGCAATGACGGCGATATGGTCCCGTTCACCGCCGTTCCGATGGGTTATTACGTCAAACCAATTGATGATAAGTGGGCGTTGGGTGTCGGTGTTTATGTACCGTTCGGCCTGATTACCGACTACGAAAGCGGCTTTCAGGGTCGCTATCACGGCGACTACAGCGAAGTGCGCGTGATCACGGTGCAGCCAACCGTCAGCTATCGTTTTAACGACAAGCTCTCTGTCGGCTTTGGCCCCACGATTAACCGTATCGACGGTGAATTGCAGAGCGCAACGATCAGCCCTATCGGAGGAAACGACGGCCGGGTCAAGGTTAAGGGTGACGACACCGCCGTGGGCTTCAATGCAGGCATCCTGTATGAGTTCACACCCCATACCCGCATGGGCTTGACTTACCACTCCAAGGTTGAATACACACTTGAGGGCGATACCGAACTCAAAGAAGGCTTCAACCAACTCGGCATCGCCGGAAAGTATGATGCCTCGCTGGACCTGACCACCCCCGAGTCAATTGACCTCTCCGTCACACACGAGCTCAACGACCAGTGGACGCTATACGCCGGCGCCATGCTGACTCGCTGGAGCCGCTTCGAAGCGATCATTATCGAAAACGAAGGACTTCCTTCCGGTCCGCTCAACCCGATCGTCGAAGATCAGGAATGGCATGACACTTGGTCCTATGCGCTCGGCGCCGCGTACAAGCTGAATCGCGAGTGGACTCTGCGCACTGGCTTGGCATTTGACCAGAGCCCGACCAACAACGTTGATCGTTCGCCACGCATCCCCTCCGGAGACCGTACTGCGGTGAGCCTCGGCCTGGGCTGGCACCCAACCGACGATATTACTGTCGACCTCGCTTATTCCTACCTATGGGAAGAAGATACAAAGGTTCGCCGCGAGCACCAGTCCAAGGGCATCTACAACGCCACATATGAAAACAGCGCCCACGGCTTTGGCGCTGCTCTGAGCTACCGCTTCTGA
- a CDS encoding glutathione peroxidase encodes MKLLTLIALSALALPVMPAAASECPTLLQHELPKLRSKETVDLCGQFHGKALVVVNTASHCGFTGQFKGLEALYQRYKDDGLEVIGVPSDDFFQEADDEAETAEVCYVNYGVTFTMTQTQPVRGGDATPLFRQLAEQAGTAPRWNFYKYVVDREGRVVGHFSSKVAPDDPRLIAAVEKALER; translated from the coding sequence ATGAAGCTTCTCACGCTCATTGCCCTGTCTGCGCTCGCCTTGCCGGTAATGCCGGCGGCGGCCAGCGAATGCCCGACCCTGCTACAGCACGAGCTGCCCAAGCTGCGCTCCAAAGAAACCGTCGATCTGTGCGGCCAGTTCCATGGCAAGGCCCTGGTGGTGGTCAACACGGCCAGCCATTGCGGCTTCACCGGGCAGTTCAAGGGGCTCGAAGCGCTCTATCAGCGTTACAAGGACGACGGCCTGGAGGTGATCGGCGTGCCCTCGGACGACTTCTTCCAGGAGGCCGATGACGAAGCCGAGACGGCCGAGGTCTGCTACGTGAATTACGGTGTGACCTTCACCATGACCCAAACGCAGCCGGTTCGGGGTGGAGATGCGACGCCGTTGTTTCGCCAGCTGGCCGAGCAGGCCGGAACAGCGCCGCGCTGGAACTTTTACAAGTACGTGGTCGATAGGGAAGGGCGCGTCGTCGGGCATTTCTCCAGCAAGGTCGCGCCGGATGACCCGCGCCTGATCGCAGCAGTGGAGAAGGCGTTGGAAAGGTAG
- a CDS encoding flavodoxin — protein MARIGLFFGSNTGKTRKVAKMIKKRFDDDTLADPLNVNRTSAEDFAGYSHLILGTPTLGEGLLPGLSADCENESWEEFLPQIEGLDFTGKTVAIFGLGDQVGYADEFLDAMGELHEFFSERGATLVGEWPTTGYEFTHSEAVVDGKFVGLALDLDNQSNLTEERLGAWLRQIAPAFELPL, from the coding sequence ATGGCCAGGATCGGACTTTTCTTCGGCAGCAACACGGGCAAGACGCGCAAGGTCGCCAAGATGATCAAGAAGCGCTTCGACGACGACACCCTGGCTGATCCGCTCAACGTCAACCGCACGAGCGCGGAGGACTTCGCCGGCTATTCGCACCTGATCCTCGGCACGCCGACCCTGGGCGAGGGTTTGCTGCCAGGGCTGAGCGCCGATTGCGAGAACGAAAGCTGGGAGGAATTCCTGCCGCAGATCGAGGGGCTGGATTTCACCGGCAAGACCGTGGCCATCTTCGGCCTCGGCGATCAGGTCGGCTACGCCGACGAGTTTCTCGATGCGATGGGCGAACTGCACGAATTCTTCAGCGAGCGCGGCGCCACCCTGGTCGGCGAGTGGCCGACCACGGGCTACGAATTCACCCACTCCGAAGCGGTGGTGGACGGCAAGTTCGTCGGGCTGGCGCTGGACCTGGACAACCAGAGCAACCTCACCGAAGAGCGGCTGGGCGCCTGGTTGCGGCAGATCGCCCCGGCCTTCGAACTGCCGTTGTGA
- the clpX gene encoding ATP-dependent Clp protease ATP-binding subunit ClpX, producing the protein MTDIDKPCCSFCGAEKSPTVPLIAGNEGRICEACVKLAHQVVTSWGQRRQAQQLAPQLLTPAACMQHLDESVIGQDEAKETLAVAVYNHYLRLLNCTREPVCQLGGAVELEKSNILMAGPSGTGKTLLVRTLARILGVPFASADATTLTQAGYVGDDVDSIIARLLEAAGGDVQKAQWGIVYIDEVDKLARRGGGGTAVRDISGEGVQQALLKLVEGSEVRIGKGGRRGEHGEEQVVDTRNILFIAGGAFPGLETLVGSRVHPRGSAIGFHARPQQQAPSINELLAALLPDDLHEFGLIPEFIGRFPIITFLRELDHATLLRILSEPRNALVKQYQQLFAYQGVKLEFSEAALGHIADQALLRRTGARGLRAVMEGALQRTMFEMPAQPQLRSCLLDLDEEGSELVVLRQFDEHAEAQPEAARPAVSPGQGALLRVDG; encoded by the coding sequence ATGACTGATATCGACAAGCCCTGCTGTTCGTTCTGCGGTGCGGAAAAATCGCCGACGGTCCCGCTGATCGCGGGCAACGAGGGGCGCATCTGCGAGGCCTGCGTCAAGCTCGCCCACCAGGTGGTGACCAGTTGGGGGCAGCGGCGCCAGGCCCAGCAGCTGGCGCCGCAACTGCTCACCCCGGCGGCCTGCATGCAGCATCTGGACGAGTCGGTGATCGGCCAGGACGAGGCCAAGGAAACCCTGGCGGTGGCGGTCTACAACCACTACCTGCGGCTGCTCAACTGCACCCGCGAACCGGTCTGCCAGCTGGGCGGGGCGGTGGAGCTGGAGAAATCCAACATCCTCATGGCCGGCCCCTCGGGAACCGGCAAGACCCTGCTGGTGCGCACCCTGGCGCGCATCCTCGGCGTGCCCTTCGCCTCCGCCGACGCCACCACCCTGACCCAGGCCGGCTACGTCGGCGACGACGTCGACAGCATCATCGCCCGCCTGCTGGAGGCTGCCGGCGGCGACGTGCAGAAGGCGCAATGGGGCATCGTCTATATCGACGAGGTGGACAAGCTGGCACGGCGCGGCGGGGGCGGCACGGCGGTGCGCGACATCTCCGGCGAAGGCGTGCAGCAGGCGCTGCTCAAGCTGGTCGAGGGCAGCGAGGTGCGCATCGGCAAGGGCGGCCGGCGTGGCGAGCACGGCGAGGAGCAGGTGGTGGACACCCGCAACATCCTGTTCATCGCCGGTGGCGCCTTTCCGGGCCTGGAAACCCTGGTCGGCAGCCGTGTGCACCCGCGTGGCAGCGCGATCGGCTTCCATGCGCGGCCGCAGCAGCAGGCGCCGTCGATCAACGAGCTGCTGGCGGCGCTGCTGCCGGACGACCTCCATGAGTTCGGGCTGATCCCCGAGTTCATCGGTCGCTTCCCGATCATCACCTTCCTCCGCGAGCTGGACCACGCGACGCTGCTGCGCATCCTCAGCGAACCGCGCAATGCGCTGGTCAAGCAGTACCAGCAACTGTTCGCCTACCAGGGCGTGAAGCTGGAGTTCAGCGAGGCGGCGCTCGGCCACATCGCCGACCAGGCGCTGCTGCGCCGCACCGGCGCGCGCGGGCTGCGCGCGGTCATGGAGGGCGCGCTGCAGCGCACCATGTTCGAGATGCCGGCGCAGCCGCAACTGCGCAGTTGCCTGCTCGACCTCGACGAGGAGGGCAGCGAACTGGTGGTGCTCAGGCAGTTCGACGAGCATGCCGAAGCGCAGCCTGAGGCTGCTCGGCCGGCCGTATCGCCCGGACAGGGCGCGCTGCTGAGGGTGGATGGCTGA